Within Dictyostelium discoideum AX4 chromosome 4 chromosome, whole genome shotgun sequence, the genomic segment tttttaattatagttTACCCAGATGGTAAAGTTTgtatttcaattttacatCCACCAGGTGAAGATGAAACATCTGGTGAATTACCAGAAGAAAGATGGTTACCAACACAAACAGTTCAAACAATTATATTAAgtgtaatttcattattaagcGCACCAAATACATCATCACCAGCCAATGTTGATGCATCAGTTGAATGGAGAAACAATAGGGATAATTACAAAAAGAGAATTAGAGAATTAGTTCAAAAAGCAAACTTAAAAGTACCATCACATATTAAAATTCCACATCCAGATACAGATCCAGTCGAAAGAGCAAAACAAgtagaaaaaattaaacttttaaataagCCAATGGATTTctatgatgattatgatgatgataactatgattatgatgattatgaagaaaatgatgatgatgaagataacGAAGattataatgatgatgatgatgaaggtattgatgaagaagatgatgattaaaataaattaaatttgaaaataaaataataaaaacacaaTCAACatgaatattcaaaaaaaaaaaaaaaaaaacaaaacttttataataaaaacaaatttttattattagtttatatttgtaataaaaaaaaaaaaaaaataaaaaaaaaataataaaaaaaaaaaaataaaaaaaatagaaaataggaaaatagtaaaaaaaataaaaaaataaaaatgatagaaaaaaaaaaaaaataaataaaataaaaaaatttttaaaaaaaaaaaaaaaaaaaaaaaaaaaaaaaacaaattcttctttttatatatactttttttttttattttttattatttacaaaagaaaaaatttagaaaattgttttttttttttttttttttgattgtttataattaattaattttttaattaattttttaaagataataaatgtTTTGCATATTGTCTTTTTTGAGTATAATTATAAAGTGTTGGTTCTAAAGAAAGTTTATTTGCAATTATAGTTTGAACACGAGTAGCGAATTGAGAATCAGTTTCATCTTGTTTTATTGATTCATGTggtaaaaaagttaattcgAAATGATGATAGGGTATTAAAATCCaccaaaaaaagtttttaaaccAACTTGAATTTATATAATCAGTTTCAACAGGCCAATTATTGTGAAGTCTCATAGCAATTGGACAAATTGAATGACCCAATCCAAATACGAATTTATTGAACATCATTAAACCGgttttaccattatttaaacCACCTTCTGGGTAAATTAGTAATGGGAAATCTGTATTTGATAAACTGTCCAACACATCGATTCTTGCTTttgctttattattttggtcTACA encodes:
- the ubcC gene encoding ubiquitin-conjugating enzyme E2 yields the protein MSASKLLQNQFKKISSEPIEGVAFDLVDENLFEWRAYIEGPPETDYEGGIFQIQMKFPNDYPMSPPVLIFQSEFWHPNVYPDGKVCISILHPPGEDETSGELPEERWLPTQTVQTIILSVISLLSAPNTSSPANVDASVEWRNNRDNYKKRIRELVQKANLKVPSHIKIPHPDTDPVERAKQVEKIKLLNKPMDFYDDYDDDNYDYDDYEENDDDEDNEDYNDDDDEGIDEEDDD